One segment of Curtobacterium poinsettiae DNA contains the following:
- a CDS encoding SufE family protein, translated as MNASTDAPLPATLAEIRDDFLALGQKDRLQLLLEFSNELPALPERLQGHEDELERVEECQSPVFITVTVGEDGDAPDVVRMHATAPREAPTTRGFASILAQGLSGLTVEQVLAVPTDYPLTIGLSEAVSPLRIRGMVGMLGRVQRQVQAAVA; from the coding sequence ATGAACGCCAGCACCGACGCACCACTCCCCGCCACCCTCGCCGAGATCCGCGACGACTTCCTCGCCCTCGGGCAGAAGGACCGCCTGCAGCTCCTGCTCGAGTTCTCGAACGAGCTACCCGCGCTGCCCGAACGCCTGCAGGGGCACGAGGACGAGCTCGAACGCGTCGAGGAGTGCCAGTCCCCCGTGTTCATCACGGTGACGGTGGGTGAGGACGGCGACGCTCCGGACGTCGTCCGCATGCACGCCACCGCCCCGCGCGAGGCGCCGACCACGCGCGGCTTCGCCTCGATCCTGGCGCAGGGACTGTCCGGCCTGACCGTCGAGCAGGTGCTCGCCGTCCCGACGGACTACCCGTTGACCATCGGCCTGTCCGAAGCGGTCAGCCCGCTTCGGATCCGCGGCATGGTGGGCATGCTCGGTCGCGTGCAGCGGCAGGTGCAGGCGGCGGTCGCGTAG
- a CDS encoding sulfurtransferase codes for MTAPVDPSEKFAAYAHPERLVSTGWLQEQLDAGAGAPDLVVVESDEDVLLYETGHIPGAVKIDWHTDLNDPVQRDYIDGAAFAELLGGKGIGRDTTVVIYGDKNNWWAAYALWVFTLFGHEDVRLLDGGRGKWIAEDRALTTDEAPVTAVDYPVVERHDEPVRAFKDDVLAHLGKPLIDVRSAPEYSGERTTAPDYPEEGALRGGHVPTAVNIPWATAAAADGTFKSRDELDAVYRDGAGIGDADEVIAYCRIGERSSHTWFVLQHLLGYDNVRNYDGSWTEWGSAVRVPIVQGSEPGTVPNR; via the coding sequence ATGACCGCACCGGTCGACCCGTCCGAGAAGTTCGCCGCCTACGCGCACCCGGAGCGCCTCGTCTCCACCGGTTGGCTGCAGGAGCAACTCGACGCCGGTGCCGGCGCGCCCGACCTGGTGGTCGTCGAGTCCGACGAGGACGTCCTGCTCTACGAGACGGGGCACATCCCGGGAGCCGTGAAGATCGACTGGCACACCGACCTCAACGACCCGGTGCAGCGCGACTACATCGACGGCGCCGCGTTCGCCGAGCTCCTCGGCGGCAAGGGCATCGGCCGCGACACCACCGTCGTGATCTACGGCGACAAGAACAACTGGTGGGCCGCGTACGCACTCTGGGTGTTCACCCTGTTCGGCCACGAGGACGTCCGCCTGCTCGACGGCGGTCGCGGCAAGTGGATCGCCGAGGACCGCGCCCTGACCACCGACGAGGCCCCGGTCACGGCGGTCGACTACCCCGTCGTCGAGCGCCACGACGAGCCCGTCCGTGCCTTCAAGGACGACGTCCTCGCGCACCTCGGCAAGCCGCTCATCGACGTCCGCAGCGCCCCGGAGTACAGCGGGGAGCGCACGACGGCGCCCGACTACCCGGAAGAGGGCGCGCTGCGCGGCGGCCACGTCCCCACGGCCGTGAACATCCCCTGGGCGACGGCCGCAGCCGCCGACGGCACGTTCAAGTCGCGGGACGAGCTCGACGCCGTCTACCGCGACGGCGCCGGCATCGGTGACGCCGACGAGGTCATCGCCTACTGCCGCATCGGTGAGCGCTCGAGCCACACCTGGTTCGTCCTGCAGCACCTGCTCGGCTACGACAACGTCCGCAACTACGACGGCTCGTGGACCGAGTGGGGCAGCGCCGTCCGCGTCCCCATCGTGCAGGGATCCGAGCCGGGTACTGTTCCGAACCGATGA
- the zapE gene encoding cell division protein ZapE — protein sequence MLPGRVPRLPAHLVDRDPQVTPQQMAAALVPPPQFTDASFDSYRPDPDYDSQASVRDAVAAFVATGPADAPRRGLFGRRKQSAEPAAKSGVYLDGGFGVGKTHLLAAAYHAATGRKTFGTFIEYTALVGALGFQGTVDLLRGTALVCIDEFELDDPGDTMVMTRLIKELTETGTRFAATSNTPPGALGEGRFAAQDFLREIQAMSDRFDTMRIDGLDYRRRAVDESAQVVSDVPAALPSGTVTLDDFGAVVAHLGSVHPSKYVALVEDLDAVGLTDVRAFTDQTDALRWVALVDRLYDAQVRIVASGTPLDQVYPDAMLEGGYRKKYLRAASRVVALTRA from the coding sequence ATGCTTCCCGGAAGGGTTCCCCGATTGCCCGCTCACCTCGTCGACCGTGATCCCCAGGTGACCCCGCAGCAGATGGCTGCGGCGCTCGTGCCCCCGCCGCAGTTCACGGACGCGTCGTTCGACTCGTACCGGCCGGACCCGGACTACGACTCGCAGGCCTCGGTCCGCGATGCCGTCGCCGCGTTCGTGGCCACCGGTCCCGCGGACGCCCCGCGGCGCGGGCTGTTCGGGCGCCGGAAGCAGTCGGCGGAACCCGCGGCGAAGTCCGGCGTGTACCTGGACGGCGGGTTCGGTGTCGGCAAGACCCACCTGCTCGCAGCCGCCTACCACGCGGCCACCGGCCGGAAGACGTTCGGCACCTTCATCGAGTACACCGCGCTCGTGGGGGCCCTGGGGTTCCAGGGCACGGTCGACCTGCTCCGCGGCACCGCACTGGTGTGCATCGACGAGTTCGAGCTCGACGACCCGGGCGACACGATGGTGATGACCCGGCTCATCAAGGAGCTGACCGAGACCGGCACGCGCTTCGCCGCCACGTCGAACACGCCCCCGGGCGCCCTGGGCGAGGGTCGCTTCGCCGCGCAGGACTTCCTGCGCGAGATCCAGGCCATGTCGGACCGCTTCGACACCATGCGCATCGACGGCCTGGACTACCGCCGACGTGCCGTGGACGAGTCGGCGCAGGTCGTGTCCGACGTGCCGGCCGCGCTGCCGTCCGGCACCGTGACGCTCGACGACTTCGGTGCGGTGGTCGCCCACCTGGGTTCCGTGCACCCGTCGAAGTACGTCGCCCTGGTCGAGGACCTCGACGCCGTCGGGCTCACCGACGTCCGGGCGTTCACCGACCAGACCGACGCGCTGCGTTGGGTCGCACTGGTGGACCGCCTGTACGACGCACAGGTGCGGATCGTCGCCTCGGGGACCCCGCTCGACCAGGTGTACCCCGACGCGATGCTCGAGGGCGGCTACCGCAAGAAGTACCTGCGCGCGGCGTCCCGCGTGGTGGCGCTCACCCGGGCCTGA
- a CDS encoding aldo/keto reductase, translated as MDYTHLGRTGLSVSRAVLGTMNFGPETSEDDSHAIMDRAHELGVNFFDTANGYGGSVGKGATEEIIGRWFAKGGGRREKTVLATKVYGDMTDWPNGGKLSALNIRQSLDASLQRLQTDHIDLYQFHHVDRATPWDEIWQAIDVAVQQGKVLYVGSSNFAGWHIAQAQEAAKRRDTFGLVSEQSIYNLVVRDVEREVLPAARAYGLGVIPWSPLQGGLLGGVIEKTENGSRRLSGRSAEYVDAHRDQLHSYESFAKELGHTPGELALAWLLHQPGVTAPITGPRTMEQWESAVRAVDIRLDQRALDRLDEIFPGHQTSPEDYAW; from the coding sequence ATGGACTACACACACCTCGGTCGCACCGGTCTGTCGGTCTCCCGCGCCGTGCTCGGCACGATGAACTTCGGCCCGGAGACCAGCGAAGACGACTCGCACGCGATCATGGACCGGGCCCACGAGCTCGGCGTCAACTTCTTCGACACCGCCAACGGCTACGGCGGCTCGGTGGGCAAGGGTGCCACCGAGGAGATCATCGGACGGTGGTTCGCCAAGGGTGGCGGTCGCCGCGAGAAGACGGTCCTCGCCACGAAGGTCTACGGCGACATGACCGACTGGCCGAACGGCGGCAAGCTCAGCGCCCTGAACATCCGGCAGTCGCTCGACGCGAGCCTGCAGCGGCTGCAGACCGACCACATCGACCTGTACCAGTTCCACCACGTCGACCGTGCGACGCCGTGGGACGAGATCTGGCAGGCGATCGACGTCGCCGTGCAGCAGGGCAAGGTCCTGTACGTCGGCTCGTCGAACTTCGCCGGGTGGCACATCGCCCAGGCGCAGGAGGCTGCGAAGCGCCGGGACACCTTCGGCCTGGTCAGCGAGCAGTCGATCTACAACCTCGTGGTCCGCGACGTCGAGCGCGAGGTCCTGCCGGCCGCGCGTGCGTACGGCCTCGGCGTGATCCCCTGGTCGCCACTGCAGGGCGGTCTGCTCGGCGGCGTCATCGAGAAGACCGAGAACGGCTCGCGTCGCCTGTCCGGCCGCAGCGCCGAGTACGTCGACGCCCACCGCGACCAGCTGCATTCCTACGAGTCGTTCGCGAAGGAGCTCGGCCACACGCCGGGCGAGCTGGCCCTCGCCTGGCTGCTGCACCAGCCCGGCGTCACCGCGCCGATCACCGGCCCCCGCACGATGGAGCAGTGGGAGTCCGCGGTCCGTGCCGTCGACATCCGCCTCGACCAGCGTGCGCTGGACCGTCTCGACGAGATCTTCCCGGGGCACCAGACGTCACCGGAGGACTACGCCTGGTGA
- a CDS encoding ChaB family protein, with the protein MPAKDEIPSTLQRSPDHAQEIFEKTLDSANETYGPGERAHRTAFAAVKHEYEKVGDHWEEKESSGPSDSGAAGSRGSGKTEGGVDANASKAHLLDVAKRLNVSGRSKMTKDELVEAIGRANDRATAAARR; encoded by the coding sequence ATGCCAGCCAAGGACGAGATCCCCAGCACCCTGCAGCGGTCCCCGGACCACGCGCAGGAGATCTTCGAGAAGACCCTGGACTCGGCGAACGAGACGTACGGCCCGGGCGAGCGGGCGCACCGCACGGCGTTCGCCGCCGTCAAGCACGAGTACGAGAAGGTCGGCGACCACTGGGAGGAGAAGGAGTCCTCCGGGCCGTCCGATTCCGGAGCCGCCGGCTCCCGCGGTTCCGGCAAGACCGAGGGCGGTGTCGACGCGAACGCCTCGAAGGCGCACCTGCTGGACGTCGCGAAGCGGCTCAACGTCAGCGGCCGCTCGAAGATGACGAAGGACGAGCTGGTCGAGGCGATCGGCAGGGCGAACGACCGAGCGACCGCTGCTGCGCGGAGGTGA
- a CDS encoding beta-ketoacyl-ACP synthase III codes for MNIPALRGSRILGFGHHQPERVLTNDELSTMVDTNDEWIRTRTGIQTRRIAGPDDTVTSMAVEAGRRALADAGVSPSAVGLVIVASTTHQDRAPYTAGRVAAALGMTNGPAPIDINTACSGFEYALGLADQSIRTGSADVALVIGSEVLSGIADWTDRSTCVLVGDGAGAAVLGVAETPEIGPVSWGSVPHLLDAVRVEGSPGRFNQEGRSIYRWAITEAEGHARKVVEAAGLSMDDIEVFAFHQANLRIIEPLVTALGGESKFVIRDVVESGNTSAASVPLGLSKAWERGDLPEGVPALLFGFGGGFAHAGQVVTTPVRSF; via the coding sequence ATGAACATCCCAGCACTCCGCGGCAGCCGGATCCTCGGGTTCGGTCACCACCAGCCCGAACGCGTCCTGACCAACGACGAGCTCTCGACGATGGTCGACACGAACGACGAGTGGATCCGCACACGGACCGGCATCCAGACCCGTCGGATCGCCGGGCCCGACGACACCGTCACGTCGATGGCCGTCGAGGCCGGACGCCGTGCCCTCGCCGACGCCGGGGTGTCACCTTCGGCCGTCGGACTCGTCATCGTCGCCTCCACGACCCACCAGGACCGCGCACCGTACACGGCAGGTCGGGTGGCCGCCGCGCTGGGCATGACGAACGGTCCGGCGCCGATCGACATCAACACCGCGTGCAGTGGGTTCGAGTACGCGCTCGGGCTCGCCGACCAGTCCATCCGCACCGGTTCGGCCGACGTCGCCCTCGTCATCGGGTCGGAGGTGCTGTCCGGGATCGCCGACTGGACCGACCGGTCGACGTGCGTGCTCGTCGGCGACGGGGCCGGTGCCGCCGTGCTCGGGGTCGCCGAGACGCCGGAGATCGGCCCGGTGTCGTGGGGGAGCGTGCCGCACCTGCTCGACGCCGTCCGTGTCGAGGGGTCGCCGGGGCGCTTCAACCAGGAGGGGCGCTCGATCTACCGGTGGGCGATCACCGAGGCCGAGGGGCACGCCCGCAAGGTCGTCGAGGCCGCCGGGCTCTCGATGGACGACATCGAGGTGTTCGCGTTCCACCAGGCGAACCTGCGGATCATCGAGCCGCTCGTCACCGCGCTCGGCGGGGAGTCGAAGTTCGTCATCCGCGACGTCGTCGAGTCCGGGAACACCTCGGCGGCGAGTGTGCCGCTCGGGCTGTCGAAGGCGTGGGAGCGTGGTGACCTGCCGGAGGGGGTGCCTGCGCTGCTGTTCGGGTTCGGTGGCGGGTTCGCCCACGCCGGCCAGGTCGTGACGACGCCGGTGCGGTCCTTCTAG
- the fliW gene encoding flagellar assembly protein FliW: MSISLTFAVPPFGLAPAAAFELSPVDGAEGLFTLVGDDARLFLLDAAVHLPTYAPELTDEQAAGLGLTDPADAMLLVVANPGASGTTVNLLAPIVVNARTAVGAQVILEEQDLPLRAELARV, encoded by the coding sequence ATGAGCATCTCCCTGACCTTCGCCGTCCCGCCGTTCGGGCTCGCCCCCGCCGCGGCCTTCGAGCTGTCGCCGGTCGACGGTGCCGAGGGGCTGTTCACGCTCGTCGGCGACGACGCACGGCTGTTCCTGCTCGACGCCGCGGTGCACCTGCCGACGTACGCGCCGGAACTCACCGACGAGCAGGCCGCCGGGCTCGGGCTGACCGACCCCGCCGACGCGATGCTGCTCGTCGTCGCGAACCCCGGCGCGTCCGGCACCACGGTGAACCTGCTCGCGCCGATCGTCGTGAACGCCCGGACGGCCGTGGGCGCGCAGGTCATCCTCGAGGAGCAGGACCTGCCGCTGCGGGCGGAGCTCGCGCGGGTGTAG
- a CDS encoding flagellin, protein MITRVTTQMSMAAASARLQAGAARVAELTDQATTLRAIQKPSDDPVGTASSMQVRKEQAAAAQYSRNANDAAAWLATTDSALSGVYSVLNNVRDLTVQAANSGTMSDTDRDAFITQFRSLKADLEARANTTYGTRSVFAGSSTAAVAYDPAAGWAASGTDVSRRVGDGTTVRVDTAGTAVFGSGDDSVFGMIDSIVSDLQNGVNVNARIGDVDTALGTVRGAQADVGVRHAAALAAQDSLKSATVSLESRRAGIEDVDLAKAVLDLQVQQTNYQAALAVTAKVLQPTLMDYLR, encoded by the coding sequence GTGATCACCCGTGTGACCACCCAGATGTCGATGGCGGCCGCCTCGGCCCGGCTGCAGGCCGGTGCCGCGCGGGTCGCCGAGCTCACCGACCAGGCCACGACGCTGCGTGCGATCCAGAAGCCCTCGGACGACCCGGTCGGCACCGCGTCGTCGATGCAGGTGCGCAAGGAGCAGGCCGCAGCCGCCCAATACTCGCGGAACGCGAACGACGCCGCGGCGTGGCTCGCGACCACGGACAGCGCGCTGTCCGGCGTGTACTCGGTGCTCAACAACGTCCGCGACCTCACGGTGCAGGCCGCGAACTCGGGCACCATGAGCGACACCGACCGCGACGCGTTCATCACGCAGTTCCGGTCGCTCAAGGCCGACCTCGAGGCACGTGCCAACACCACCTACGGCACCCGTTCGGTGTTCGCGGGATCGTCGACCGCCGCTGTCGCCTACGACCCCGCGGCGGGTTGGGCGGCATCGGGCACCGACGTGTCCCGTCGGGTCGGCGACGGCACCACGGTGCGGGTCGACACCGCCGGCACCGCGGTCTTCGGGTCCGGCGACGACTCGGTGTTCGGCATGATCGACTCCATCGTCAGTGACCTGCAGAACGGGGTGAACGTGAACGCTCGCATCGGGGACGTCGACACGGCGCTCGGGACCGTCCGCGGCGCCCAGGCCGACGTCGGCGTCCGGCACGCCGCCGCACTCGCGGCGCAGGACTCGCTGAAGTCCGCGACCGTCTCGCTCGAGAGCCGCCGCGCGGGCATCGAGGACGTGGACCTCGCGAAGGCCGTCCTCGACCTGCAGGTGCAGCAGACCAACTACCAGGCAGCCCTCGCCGTCACCGCGAAGGTCCTGCAGCCGACCCTGATGGACTACCTCCGATGA
- the flgK gene encoding flagellar hook-associated protein FlgK, with protein MVSTFGSLATAYSGLAAARAGIDVTGQNIANAGTAGYTRQRVTQNSIPATQTGFMRGTAALAGQGVSVDGIARLASLTLDAGVRVAAGSSAYADARATALSALETGLHEPGKDGLSAKLDAFWSSWSELASHPDDPGAASAVLGAAGTVVAALAAGSKAVDAQWSSVRGTLTGQVAQLNGAAEQVADLNGRIRTALASGGNANELLDQRDQLTQQIATLAGGTTRTNADGTVDVLLGGNPIVQGTDARSVALGGGERLADGTAVTLTWTTGTAGAVGLSGGSIGGALAVLAPASGTGTGTGGALAEAAASYDAVATRLATTVNALHAAGTTPAGTTGAPFFSVAAGVPAAQALGVVPTDASGLATRNAAGELDDSFADALARLGASSDGADQVWATFVAGVGTASRSATSESTMAGLALTNARNQQQSSAGVDLDEENVNLLSYQHAYQGAARVLTAVDEMLDTIINRVGLVGRG; from the coding sequence GTGGTCAGCACCTTCGGATCCCTCGCGACCGCGTACTCCGGCCTCGCCGCGGCCCGTGCCGGCATCGACGTCACCGGCCAGAACATCGCGAACGCCGGCACCGCCGGCTACACGCGACAGCGCGTCACGCAGAACTCGATCCCCGCGACCCAGACCGGGTTCATGCGGGGCACCGCGGCCCTCGCCGGCCAGGGCGTCTCGGTCGACGGCATCGCCCGCCTGGCATCGCTGACCCTCGACGCCGGCGTCCGCGTCGCCGCCGGTTCGTCGGCCTACGCCGATGCCCGTGCCACGGCGCTCTCCGCCCTCGAGACCGGGTTGCACGAGCCCGGCAAGGACGGCCTGAGCGCCAAGCTCGACGCGTTCTGGTCGTCCTGGAGCGAACTCGCCAGCCACCCCGACGACCCGGGTGCCGCCAGTGCCGTTCTCGGGGCCGCCGGCACCGTCGTCGCCGCCCTGGCCGCCGGTTCGAAGGCCGTCGACGCGCAGTGGTCCTCGGTGCGCGGCACCCTGACCGGACAGGTCGCGCAGCTGAACGGCGCCGCGGAGCAGGTCGCCGACCTCAACGGCCGGATCCGCACCGCGCTCGCCTCGGGCGGCAACGCGAACGAGCTGCTCGACCAGCGTGACCAGCTCACGCAGCAGATCGCCACGCTCGCCGGCGGCACCACCCGGACGAACGCCGACGGCACCGTCGACGTGCTCCTCGGCGGCAACCCGATCGTGCAGGGCACCGACGCCCGCTCGGTCGCCCTCGGTGGCGGCGAGCGTCTGGCCGACGGCACAGCGGTCACCCTGACCTGGACCACCGGTACGGCCGGGGCGGTCGGGCTGAGCGGCGGGTCGATCGGTGGAGCACTCGCGGTCCTCGCACCCGCGTCCGGCACCGGTACCGGTACCGGCGGCGCACTCGCCGAGGCCGCCGCGTCCTACGACGCCGTGGCCACGCGACTCGCCACCACCGTGAACGCCCTGCACGCCGCCGGGACCACCCCGGCCGGCACCACCGGCGCACCCTTCTTCTCCGTGGCGGCCGGAGTCCCCGCCGCCCAGGCACTCGGCGTCGTCCCCACGGACGCCAGCGGGCTGGCGACGCGGAACGCGGCGGGGGAACTCGACGACTCGTTCGCCGACGCGCTCGCACGACTCGGGGCGTCGTCGGACGGTGCCGACCAGGTCTGGGCGACGTTCGTGGCGGGGGTGGGCACCGCCTCCAGGTCGGCAACGTCGGAATCGACGATGGCCGGGCTCGCGCTCACCAACGCGCGCAACCAGCAGCAGTCGAGCGCGGGCGTCGACCTCGACGAGGAGAACGTCAACCTGCTGAGCTACCAGCACGCGTACCAGGGCGCGGCGCGCGTCCTGACGGCGGTCGACGAGATGCTCGACACCATCATCAACCGCGTCGGACTCGTCGGGAGGGGCTGA
- a CDS encoding flagellar protein FlgN — protein MSVNDLSAVLWRERELLELLTFKLEEEQLLLTAGRSRWVSHASREVEQVLDRLRSTGLERAAQSAEVAEEWGVPADAPLRDVVAAAPNGPWGEILSSHLTAMVELTTQIGALRDENDRFLRAAAQATEETLAGTVTGAATYDASGTSGAGQDGARLFEGTL, from the coding sequence ATGAGCGTGAACGACCTGTCCGCCGTGCTCTGGCGCGAACGCGAGCTGCTCGAACTGCTGACCTTCAAGCTCGAGGAGGAGCAGCTGCTGCTCACCGCGGGCCGCTCCCGCTGGGTGTCGCACGCCAGCCGCGAGGTCGAGCAGGTCCTCGACCGGCTCCGCAGCACCGGCCTCGAGCGTGCCGCGCAGAGCGCCGAGGTCGCCGAGGAGTGGGGCGTCCCCGCCGACGCTCCCCTGCGCGACGTCGTCGCCGCTGCACCGAACGGGCCGTGGGGCGAGATCCTGTCGTCGCACCTCACCGCGATGGTCGAACTGACCACTCAGATCGGCGCCCTGCGCGACGAGAACGACCGGTTCCTGCGTGCCGCCGCCCAGGCCACCGAGGAGACCCTGGCGGGGACCGTCACCGGCGCCGCCACCTACGACGCCAGTGGCACGTCCGGCGCGGGCCAGGACGGCGCACGCCTGTTCGAGGGGACGCTGTAG
- a CDS encoding sigma-70 family RNA polymerase sigma factor, whose product MDRTERNAMIVEHLPLVGYIVADVRSRATHLDRDDLAAVGSLALVAAAEAFDPTLGVPFGAYARTRITGALADDMRSADWASRGTRKRIRETLATQEALSARLGRSVGAQEIADAMGVDKQTAVDAMSDAARTVAPLDETVHDLVAADLPLPGDDLLETEKRRYLRAAVEALPERMRFIVEAVYFGDRSVTDVAAELGITHSAVSQQRSEAMRLLHDGLAAHYGDGTTVEPASRTTAARRSAYLARVATNAAAGVARAVHDAASGPAVAAS is encoded by the coding sequence ATGGACCGCACCGAACGCAACGCGATGATCGTGGAGCACCTCCCGCTCGTGGGCTACATCGTGGCCGACGTCCGCTCCCGGGCGACGCACCTGGACCGCGACGACCTCGCCGCCGTCGGCTCGCTCGCACTCGTCGCAGCGGCCGAGGCCTTCGACCCCACCCTCGGCGTGCCGTTCGGCGCCTACGCCCGCACCCGGATCACCGGTGCGCTGGCCGACGACATGCGCTCGGCCGACTGGGCGTCCCGTGGCACCCGGAAGCGGATCCGCGAGACCCTGGCCACGCAGGAGGCGCTGTCCGCACGCCTTGGCCGGAGCGTCGGTGCGCAGGAGATCGCGGACGCCATGGGTGTCGACAAGCAGACCGCCGTGGACGCGATGAGCGACGCCGCCCGGACGGTCGCGCCGCTCGACGAGACCGTCCACGACCTCGTGGCCGCGGACCTGCCGCTGCCCGGGGACGACCTGCTCGAGACCGAGAAGCGCCGGTACCTCCGCGCCGCGGTCGAGGCCCTGCCGGAGCGGATGCGCTTCATCGTCGAGGCCGTGTACTTCGGCGACCGTTCGGTCACCGACGTCGCCGCCGAGCTCGGCATCACGCACTCGGCCGTCTCGCAGCAGCGCTCCGAGGCGATGCGCCTGCTGCACGACGGACTCGCCGCCCACTACGGCGACGGCACGACCGTCGAGCCGGCGAGCCGCACCACCGCGGCCCGCCGGAGCGCCTACCTCGCCCGTGTCGCCACGAACGCCGCCGCCGGTGTCGCCCGTGCCGTGCACGACGCCGCGTCCGGCCCGGCCGTCGCGGCGAGTTGA
- a CDS encoding flagellin, translating into MGMSINTNLSALNTYRNLNATQNDLSKSLEKLSSGLRINRAADDAAGLSISEGLKSQVGGLTVAARNAQDGISVVQTAEGGLTETHSILQRMRDLAVQAGNDSNNEDSRAAITTEVGELTKELTRISESTNFNGINLLDGSAGTAGVLKFQVGANGDAASQIDVDLSKSNVESVSTAVGALTFDSATNAQAAITAIDEQIKYVSSARSSIGAVQNRFDHAINVTNVAKENLTAASSRITDVDMAEEMVKYTRDNILSQAGTSMLAQANQSTQGVLSLLR; encoded by the coding sequence ATGGGTATGTCCATCAACACCAACCTCTCGGCACTCAACACGTACCGGAACCTCAACGCGACGCAGAACGACCTGTCGAAGTCCCTCGAGAAGCTCTCGTCGGGTCTCCGCATCAACCGTGCTGCCGACGACGCTGCCGGTCTGTCGATCTCCGAGGGGCTGAAGTCCCAGGTCGGTGGCCTCACGGTCGCCGCCCGCAACGCGCAGGACGGCATCTCCGTCGTGCAGACCGCTGAAGGTGGCCTCACCGAGACCCACTCGATCCTCCAGCGCATGCGCGACCTGGCCGTGCAGGCCGGCAACGACTCGAACAACGAGGACTCCCGCGCAGCGATCACCACCGAGGTCGGCGAGCTCACCAAGGAGCTCACCCGCATCTCGGAGTCGACCAACTTCAACGGCATCAACCTGCTCGACGGCTCCGCCGGCACCGCAGGCGTCCTGAAGTTCCAGGTCGGCGCGAACGGCGACGCGGCGAGCCAGATCGACGTGGACCTGTCGAAGTCGAACGTGGAGTCCGTGTCGACCGCGGTCGGCGCGCTCACCTTCGACTCGGCGACGAACGCTCAGGCCGCCATCACCGCGATCGACGAGCAGATCAAGTACGTCTCCTCGGCTCGTTCGAGCATCGGTGCCGTCCAGAACCGCTTCGACCACGCCATCAACGTGACGAACGTGGCCAAGGAGAACCTCACCGCTGCCTCCTCGCGCATCACCGACGTCGACATGGCGGAGGAGATGGTCAAGTACACGCGCGACAACATCCTCAGCCAGGCCGGCACCTCGATGCTCGCGCAGGCGAACCAGAGCACCCAGGGCGTGCTCTCGCTCCTGCGCTAG